The following proteins are co-located in the Fusobacteria bacterium ZRK30 genome:
- a CDS encoding MipA/OmpV family protein, with product MKKIILVVFILLSALSFSENEMNKRRNEQDYKISLGFMGGYGSKLYKNDEKNTRYVPIIGLVSKNFYILGTEVGYKKELNSQTSITGFSQLFGGLSLQGIGGVIGGTQLNNSDMEKGYKGINDRKTQVEFGLRLSYETKYQDIKLLTEIRGGERGNSGKISIIRPIFITKKFLVIPQINLTLLDSDMVDYYFGITEDEVNNPKNTELNQVYNPDDFELASSVGLTAKYNFTSKWSMFTIAEIQYIGNEIGDSPIVNSQINYFMGLGLRYDF from the coding sequence ATGAAAAAAATAATTTTAGTAGTTTTTATTTTATTGTCTGCATTAAGTTTTTCAGAAAATGAGATGAACAAAAGAAGAAATGAGCAAGATTATAAAATTTCTTTAGGATTCATGGGAGGATATGGGAGTAAACTTTATAAGAACGATGAAAAAAATACACGTTATGTTCCTATTATAGGTTTAGTCAGCAAAAATTTTTATATTTTAGGTACTGAAGTCGGTTATAAAAAAGAATTAAATTCTCAAACTTCTATTACTGGATTTTCACAGTTATTTGGTGGGCTTTCTTTACAAGGTATTGGAGGAGTGATTGGGGGAACGCAACTCAATAATTCAGATATGGAAAAGGGTTATAAAGGAATCAATGACAGAAAAACACAAGTAGAATTTGGACTTAGATTAAGTTATGAGACAAAATATCAAGATATTAAACTCCTAACTGAAATAAGAGGAGGAGAAAGAGGTAACTCAGGTAAAATATCTATAATCAGACCTATTTTTATAACAAAAAAATTCTTGGTTATTCCTCAGATCAACCTCACATTATTAGATAGCGACATGGTTGATTATTATTTCGGTATAACTGAAGATGAAGTTAATAATCCTAAAAATACAGAATTAAACCAGGTCTATAATCCTGATGATTTTGAGCTTGCTTCATCAGTTGGCCTAACGGCAAAATATAATTTCACATCAAAATGGTCTATGTTTACAATAGCAGAAATACAATATATAGGAAATGAAATTGGAGACTCTCCTATTGTTAATAGTCAAATAAATTATTTTATGGGATTAGGCTTGAGATACGATTTTTAA
- a CDS encoding flavodoxin domain-containing protein, whose protein sequence is MLYILYYTETGNTEKVALKLKEKLDSAVVENINNFDSDILKEEDTLILGCAAYGDEELSLEMETFIDNLNYKLKGKTVGLFGSYGSGDESWMDKWIEKIEGLGAKVIGNGLRVQRDSIEETLYERYSIFF, encoded by the coding sequence ATGTTATATATTTTATATTATACAGAAACAGGGAACACAGAAAAAGTAGCTTTAAAACTTAAAGAAAAACTTGATAGTGCAGTAGTAGAAAACATTAATAATTTTGATTCTGATATTCTCAAAGAGGAGGACACTCTTATATTAGGTTGTGCCGCTTATGGAGATGAAGAACTGAGTCTAGAAATGGAAACATTTATAGATAATCTCAACTATAAATTAAAAGGGAAAACAGTAGGGCTATTTGGTAGTTATGGTTCAGGGGATGAGTCATGGATGGATAAATGGATAGAAAAAATAGAAGGGTTAGGAGCTAAAGTTATAGGGAATGGATTAAGAGTTCAGAGAGATTCTATAGAGGAAACTCTTTATGAAAGATATTCGATTTTTTTTTAA
- a CDS encoding fatty acid desaturase gives MNLVSKEKLEKEAWKFYLVIPLWLVYFFFLPKIYSSHKIIFFLYIFFIGNFLFCLLGYLFHETWHEYLSNIDNKKLYYIYGILIFMDPQIYRIVHGSHHSKVHTYDDIEFYPIGEIKHRTFKIFYRIFEFIIGAAFIIGLQSLILPNNPKTKQKFSVFSHLISIFLILCIYSTIAALSIIFFKIEVTQLIICYLLSIWMHSFFLHQSQLSEHGFLLKEGSYKERSLITRNIAPFGFVEKLFLILTHNDPKEHVFHHTLPGEYLRPFPNTVPLPKEANIVTLKKYFKLMLRGISGEDLSE, from the coding sequence ATGAATTTAGTATCAAAAGAAAAACTTGAAAAAGAGGCTTGGAAGTTTTATTTAGTAATTCCTTTATGGTTGGTTTATTTCTTTTTTCTTCCTAAAATATATTCCTCTCACAAGATAATATTTTTTCTTTATATTTTTTTTATAGGGAATTTCTTGTTTTGCTTATTGGGTTATCTGTTTCATGAAACTTGGCACGAATATCTTTCTAATATTGATAATAAAAAACTTTATTATATTTATGGGATATTAATATTTATGGATCCACAAATTTATAGAATTGTACACGGCTCTCATCATTCAAAAGTTCATACCTATGATGATATTGAGTTTTATCCTATAGGAGAAATTAAGCACCGCACCTTTAAAATATTCTATCGAATATTTGAATTCATTATTGGAGCCGCTTTTATTATAGGGCTTCAATCACTTATATTACCAAATAACCCCAAGACAAAACAAAAGTTTTCTGTATTTTCTCATCTGATTTCTATCTTTTTAATATTATGTATCTATTCTACTATAGCTGCATTATCTATAATATTTTTTAAGATTGAGGTCACCCAATTAATTATATGCTACCTTTTGAGTATCTGGATGCATTCATTTTTTTTACATCAATCTCAATTATCAGAGCATGGATTTTTACTTAAGGAGGGGTCTTATAAAGAAAGAAGCTTGATCACGCGAAACATAGCGCCTTTTGGTTTTGTTGAAAAGTTATTCTTAATACTTACCCATAACGACCCTAAAGAACATGTTTTTCATCATACTCTCCCTGGAGAATACCTAAGACCTTTTCCAAATACAGTACCACTACCTAAAGAAGCAAATATAGTTACCTTAAAAAAATATTTTAAACTTATGTTAAGGGGAATAAGCGGGGAAGATTTATCAGAATAA
- a CDS encoding GNAT family N-acetyltransferase yields the protein MKKIVDKNIKIVSLDLDDMGSIDQLCNECEDYFLMVNGAIHTEEDTEEILTALPPEKEFKDKFVLGVFYREELVGIIDLIKDYPVIDQWIIGLFLLKEKNRNKGVGKIVHNALIEMVLKGSGKSLTLGVVKDNIKGLKFWENLGYKTIREADVTLKDKVKKAYVMVLELV from the coding sequence ATGAAAAAAATAGTGGATAAAAATATAAAAATTGTATCTCTGGATTTAGATGATATGGGATCTATAGATCAACTGTGCAATGAATGCGAGGATTATTTTTTAATGGTTAACGGTGCTATTCATACAGAAGAAGATACAGAAGAAATACTGACAGCTCTGCCGCCGGAGAAAGAATTTAAAGACAAGTTTGTGTTAGGAGTCTTTTATAGGGAGGAGCTGGTAGGGATTATAGACCTTATAAAGGATTACCCTGTAATAGATCAATGGATCATCGGATTATTTCTTTTGAAGGAAAAAAATAGAAATAAAGGGGTCGGAAAAATAGTTCACAATGCTTTAATTGAGATGGTTTTAAAAGGCAGTGGGAAGTCGCTTACACTAGGGGTTGTTAAAGACAATATTAAGGGGTTAAAATTTTGGGAGAACCTGGGTTATAAAACTATAAGAGAAGCAGATGTAACATTAAAAGATAAAGTCAAGAAAGCATATGTAATGGTACTGGAATTAGTGTAG
- a CDS encoding autotransporter domain-containing protein — protein MKRNNENALKRFLKRKKRITEALLIIFLITGGVAYGERLVIDDSNRPEDGIYNISSDEIYDGVDITVPNVTLNNSGRIIVTPLVVAVPVIMGKENGVYGEVGNNTGVISGMVRNTGASNVFGSGNGVYGEVGSNTGIISGMADLSNLSARGNGGGVYGEVGSNTGVISGMGDFSDTDVLENGNGVNGSLGSNTGVTSGMVRTGGYSPMAIKSGNGAYLTVKRNGSHNAGVISGMTDVIGDDDNRYGEVSTISSGNGVRGVFGYGDEDGEGSNDGTIRGMYRGDSGTYSKDGAIFKDFEMIKSSGNGILVEGTFYSNFKNSGLVAGSESAVAMDDADYLTGSITNYGIFAGREIIGDGSEIIAHERPIDDIVDYEVYGGLTGIEGLTEDQYKNYGIEIKFNNDENRTIGGITNGSGGTMDINGTTYTILNAEIFPTENGADSHHLVAADTVYENYIINGAGVGTGALTLDNSQVTLENSIINGYDKSVTLNGESTLTATDTIFNGGGIGKWNDSGTPDDNTDDLLEYTSVIEGDSGNNTLNLSGESIINGKVDLGDGIDNLTIANTVQINGDLYGGAGKDVLNLGDGTTTAVSTKTEEVNSGIHLFHTIGGFEEIKIKGIATLYETAKVEGGESIHIEKNSSLNLRVDPTKTDDDNKVIGHALYDSGATITGESGVGMSVEGDTSGGVLNLITSGMGDGGTISMGTTTLDDELYVRTDSILSRAQVDGSDVTVVVGDGLDWIFGNPTVERPVVDPIDPTDPTDPTDPTDPTDPTDPTDPTDPTDPTDPTDPTDPTDPTDPTDPTNPDKPKVPQWAIDSHYEKLDLMYKSVFSSDDTAIHIDALYPTVNRNDKTEDEAGENLLVLLNDIFMANPYGYAARTSKDSMGLFNEMVLNNPFRANEGNWMIYGGLTFGGDDYDSGYKNHIKGNYYGFDDYGIDINTDSDIYGGYALAEYGLSKDTSIGFIAGGANSNTSISNGSKIDGDSIYVGGYTKTEKNNFRLIAGLGYQYGDYDTIRVAGNSYQSNKYEEEISTNGFTAYAGLTYDYAINDKWSLEPKVNLSYARISQESVEEEGALSIETDKESFNYVDTELGMDLVRNILFEDGEGKVKLGVSYVYALDGSDNDYVTGRFQGGSDFDILVPEREKGTVKIKGSFDVEHNNGVIYSVGGGYLPSENRDEYYASVGIGFKFNNLKDFIPAKTSNTSNVKKEIKTSTVVDTIADVKTETQEINNTAIINNISGFNLNSSKLTREMEKELDKAALEIQRKKLEEIKVTGHTDNTGPKAFNEKLSLKRAESAKSQLLKTLPEVEISTKGEGNNQPLESNDTLEGRRKNRRIEIQY, from the coding sequence ATGAAAAGGAATAACGAAAATGCACTAAAACGTTTTCTAAAGAGAAAAAAACGGATAACAGAGGCATTATTAATAATATTTCTCATAACAGGAGGAGTTGCTTATGGAGAAAGATTAGTGATAGATGACAGTAACAGACCGGAAGATGGGATATACAATATCTCATCAGATGAAATTTATGACGGAGTAGATATAACTGTTCCTAATGTGACATTAAATAATAGCGGAAGAATTATTGTGACACCATTAGTTGTAGCGGTTCCGGTGATAATGGGGAAAGAAAATGGGGTATATGGAGAAGTAGGAAATAATACAGGAGTAATAAGCGGAATGGTAAGAAATACAGGAGCCTCCAACGTATTCGGGAGTGGAAATGGGGTATATGGAGAAGTAGGAAGTAATACAGGGATAATAAGCGGAATGGCAGATCTTTCAAACCTCTCCGCACGCGGGAATGGAGGTGGGGTATATGGAGAAGTAGGAAGTAATACAGGGGTAATAAGCGGTATGGGAGATTTTTCAGACACCGACGTACTCGAGAATGGAAATGGGGTAAATGGAAGCCTAGGAAGTAATACAGGAGTAACAAGCGGAATGGTAAGAACTGGAGGATACTCCCCTATGGCAATCAAAAGTGGAAATGGAGCATATCTAACTGTAAAAAGAAATGGAAGTCATAATGCAGGGGTAATAAGCGGTATGACAGATGTAATTGGAGATGATGACAACAGATACGGAGAAGTAAGCACAATCTCAAGTGGAAATGGAGTAAGAGGAGTATTTGGATATGGAGATGAAGATGGAGAAGGAAGTAATGATGGCACTATTAGAGGGATGTATAGAGGAGATTCTGGAACTTATTCGAAAGATGGCGCTATCTTTAAAGACTTTGAAATGATAAAGTCTTCAGGAAACGGTATTTTGGTTGAAGGAACATTTTATAGTAACTTTAAAAATAGCGGACTTGTAGCAGGAAGTGAGAGTGCAGTTGCTATGGATGATGCAGACTATCTTACAGGAAGTATTACAAACTATGGTATATTTGCAGGTCGTGAGATCATAGGAGATGGTAGTGAAATAATTGCTCATGAAAGACCTATAGATGATATAGTTGATTATGAAGTATATGGAGGTCTTACAGGAATAGAAGGGTTGACAGAAGATCAGTACAAAAACTATGGGATAGAGATAAAATTTAATAACGATGAAAATAGAACTATAGGAGGAATAACCAATGGTTCTGGAGGAACAATGGATATCAATGGAACTACCTATACCATATTAAACGCAGAGATATTTCCTACAGAGAACGGGGCAGACAGCCATCATCTGGTAGCTGCAGATACAGTTTATGAGAATTACATAATAAATGGAGCAGGAGTCGGGACAGGAGCTTTAACCCTTGATAATAGTCAGGTAACACTGGAAAACTCTATAATTAACGGATATGATAAATCAGTTACACTAAATGGAGAATCTACACTAACAGCTACAGACACTATATTTAATGGTGGAGGGATAGGAAAATGGAACGACAGTGGAACTCCAGATGATAATACAGATGATCTTTTAGAATATACCAGTGTAATAGAGGGAGATAGTGGTAATAATACCCTTAATTTATCAGGTGAATCTATAATAAACGGAAAGGTTGACCTGGGAGATGGAATAGATAACTTAACAATAGCAAACACAGTACAGATAAACGGTGATCTCTATGGGGGAGCTGGAAAGGATGTATTAAACCTAGGTGATGGAACTACCACTGCTGTCTCTACGAAAACAGAGGAAGTAAATAGTGGAATCCATCTATTTCATACAATAGGTGGATTTGAAGAGATAAAAATAAAAGGGATAGCCACTCTGTATGAAACAGCTAAGGTAGAAGGGGGAGAAAGTATCCATATAGAGAAAAACAGCAGTCTTAATCTAAGGGTAGACCCTACAAAAACAGATGATGATAACAAAGTCATAGGACATGCATTATATGATAGTGGAGCGACAATAACTGGAGAATCAGGAGTTGGAATGTCTGTAGAGGGAGACACAAGTGGAGGAGTACTGAATTTAATTACTAGTGGAATGGGAGATGGAGGCACTATCTCTATGGGAACCACTACTTTAGACGATGAATTATATGTAAGAACAGATTCAATACTAAGCAGAGCTCAGGTAGATGGAAGTGATGTAACAGTAGTAGTAGGAGATGGATTAGACTGGATATTTGGGAATCCTACAGTAGAAAGACCGGTAGTAGATCCAATAGATCCAACAGATCCAACAGATCCAACAGATCCAACAGACCCAACAGACCCAACAGACCCAACAGACCCAACAGACCCAACAGACCCAACAGACCCAACAGACCCAACAGACCCAACAGACCCAACAGATCCAACAGATCCAACAAATCCAGATAAACCGAAAGTACCTCAGTGGGCTATTGACAGCCACTATGAGAAATTAGATTTAATGTACAAAAGTGTATTTTCTAGTGATGATACAGCTATTCATATAGATGCTCTTTATCCTACAGTAAATAGAAATGATAAAACAGAGGATGAAGCAGGGGAAAATTTATTAGTGCTCCTAAACGATATCTTTATGGCAAATCCATATGGTTATGCAGCGAGAACTTCTAAAGACAGTATGGGTCTTTTTAACGAGATGGTCCTTAACAACCCATTCAGAGCCAATGAAGGAAACTGGATGATCTACGGCGGGCTGACATTTGGAGGAGACGATTATGATTCAGGGTACAAAAACCATATAAAGGGTAATTATTATGGATTTGATGATTATGGTATAGATATTAATACAGATAGTGATATATACGGAGGATATGCTCTTGCAGAATACGGACTAAGTAAGGATACATCTATTGGGTTTATTGCAGGAGGAGCAAATAGTAATACAAGTATATCTAATGGGTCAAAGATAGATGGAGATAGTATCTATGTAGGAGGGTATACAAAAACAGAGAAAAACAACTTTAGATTAATAGCGGGATTAGGATATCAATATGGAGATTACGATACAATCAGGGTAGCAGGAAACAGCTATCAAAGTAACAAATATGAAGAGGAGATATCAACAAATGGATTTACAGCATATGCAGGATTAACTTATGACTATGCAATAAATGATAAATGGTCGTTAGAACCAAAAGTTAATTTGTCTTATGCCAGAATAAGTCAAGAATCAGTAGAAGAAGAGGGCGCTCTGAGTATAGAAACAGATAAAGAGTCATTTAATTACGTAGATACAGAGTTAGGAATGGATTTAGTAAGAAACATTCTATTTGAAGATGGAGAGGGAAAAGTTAAATTAGGAGTATCTTACGTTTATGCTTTAGATGGCAGTGATAATGATTATGTAACCGGAAGATTTCAGGGAGGATCGGATTTTGATATCTTAGTACCAGAAAGGGAAAAGGGAACAGTAAAGATAAAGGGATCTTTTGATGTAGAGCATAATAATGGAGTAATCTATAGTGTAGGAGGAGGATATCTTCCTAGTGAAAATAGAGATGAATACTATGCAAGTGTAGGAATAGGATTTAAATTTAATAATTTAAAAGATTTCATCCCTGCAAAAACTAGTAATACATCAAATGTAAAAAAAGAGATCAAAACATCAACGGTAGTAGATACTATTGCTGATGTAAAAACCGAAACCCAAGAAATTAATAACACAGCAATAATAAATAATATAAGCGGCTTTAATCTAAACTCATCTAAACTAACAAGAGAAATGGAAAAAGAACTGGATAAGGCCGCTTTAGAGATACAAAGGAAAAAGTTAGAAGAAATAAAGGTGACAGGTCACACAGATAATACAGGACCAAAAGCTTTTAATGAAAAACTATCCTTAAAAAGAGCAGAATCAGCTAAATCACAATTATTAAAGACCTTACCAGAAGTAGAAATATCAACAAAGGGAGAAGGGAATAACCAGCCTCTAGAGAGTAACGATACTCTAGAAGGAAGGAGAAAAAACAGAAGGATAGAGATACAGTATTAG
- a CDS encoding GNAT family N-acetyltransferase: MSTYLKKLELKEPIEVFHLLQDAANGDWESLDSITLDEFQKYLEDRYNEDLGINLKKGRIPQTTYLLYADGVPCGIIRIRREINEFLLKRGGHIGYYIKKDYRRKGYGKKMLSLCLDLLRKEGMEKVLITCSIDNIGSQKIIEDNRGVLENIVEETKRYWITINKEV; encoded by the coding sequence ATGAGCACATATTTAAAAAAATTAGAATTAAAGGAACCTATTGAAGTTTTTCATTTACTTCAAGATGCAGCCAATGGTGATTGGGAGTCACTAGATTCTATAACCCTAGATGAATTCCAAAAATATTTAGAGGACAGATATAATGAGGATTTAGGAATTAACTTAAAGAAGGGAAGGATACCCCAGACAACTTATTTGCTCTATGCAGATGGAGTACCTTGTGGGATTATTCGTATAAGAAGAGAAATAAATGAATTTCTACTTAAACGAGGAGGGCACATCGGATATTATATAAAAAAAGATTATAGAAGAAAAGGCTATGGAAAAAAGATGCTCTCATTGTGTCTGGATCTATTAAGAAAAGAAGGGATGGAGAAAGTATTAATTACATGTAGTATTGATAATATAGGTTCTCAAAAGATAATAGAAGATAACAGAGGAGTTCTTGAGAATATAGTAGAAGAAACTAAAAGATATTGGATAACGATTAATAAAGAGGTGTGA
- a CDS encoding class I SAM-dependent methyltransferase — METIINYYNKYDEEPRLMRTKANILEFETTKYLLKDYIKKNDIILETGAATGRYSFHYANEVKHVTATDLVPKHVEIMKNKAFEKKINNLTIGLANATNLEQYADESFDVVLCLGPMYHLMAIEDRENCIKENLRVLKPGGILAVAYINKHYILSNLLFKDEKFLNNDFIDKVLTKGCLSENDGFNFWTDSCYYTPKEIEEFLMKFNINKLENAATDGLGRLLPEKVNNLTNKEFEIYKNYHFKSCREESLVGYSNHALYIGRKSI; from the coding sequence ATGGAAACAATAATTAACTACTATAATAAGTACGATGAAGAACCCAGACTCATGAGAACAAAAGCTAATATATTAGAATTTGAAACGACTAAATACCTCCTAAAAGATTATATTAAAAAAAATGATATAATTTTAGAAACAGGTGCTGCTACTGGGAGATACTCTTTTCATTATGCTAACGAAGTAAAGCATGTTACTGCTACAGATCTGGTTCCTAAACATGTAGAAATCATGAAAAATAAAGCTTTCGAAAAGAAAATAAATAACCTTACAATAGGATTAGCTAACGCTACTAATCTAGAACAATATGCAGATGAATCTTTTGATGTTGTTCTCTGTCTTGGCCCAATGTATCACCTGATGGCAATCGAAGATAGAGAAAACTGTATAAAAGAAAATTTAAGGGTTTTAAAGCCGGGAGGTATTTTAGCAGTTGCTTATATAAATAAACACTATATCCTTTCCAACCTTCTCTTTAAAGATGAAAAATTTTTAAATAATGATTTTATAGATAAGGTTTTAACAAAGGGATGTTTAAGTGAAAATGATGGGTTTAATTTTTGGACAGATTCATGTTACTACACTCCTAAAGAAATTGAAGAATTCTTGATGAAGTTCAACATAAATAAATTAGAGAACGCTGCTACAGACGGCTTAGGAAGACTCCTTCCAGAAAAAGTGAATAATCTTACAAATAAAGAATTTGAGATCTATAAAAACTATCACTTTAAAAGCTGTAGAGAAGAATCACTAGTTGGTTATAGTAATCATGCCCTTTATATAGGTAGAAAAAGCATATAA
- a CDS encoding Type 1 glutamine amidotransferase-like domain-containing protein translates to MKKIYLFSDFNNNFPKEIGKNLKNDINIDNFVFIPTIPGNTDISKKYFDLTKKLFKNIGIDFKNSILLDRRYSSNEAKNIIKNATTVFLSGGDTLNQFKFIKEYQLEKVLDEFNGVLMGLSAGAINLGETSMVFKDNLDSSNKVYDGFGISPITVIPHFEPTESDLNEKLTELSSDHLIFAITDNSAIKVTSTLEFFGDIYLLDRGRTLKLK, encoded by the coding sequence ATGAAGAAAATTTATTTATTCAGCGATTTTAATAACAACTTTCCAAAGGAGATAGGAAAAAACTTGAAAAATGATATAAATATAGATAACTTTGTTTTTATTCCAACTATTCCTGGAAACACAGATATAAGCAAAAAATATTTTGATTTAACTAAGAAATTATTTAAAAATATTGGAATTGACTTTAAAAATTCTATTTTACTGGATAGAAGATATTCTTCTAATGAAGCCAAAAACATAATAAAAAATGCTACGACTGTTTTTCTGAGTGGTGGCGATACATTAAATCAATTTAAATTTATCAAAGAATATCAATTGGAAAAAGTACTGGATGAATTTAATGGTGTCTTAATGGGGTTGTCTGCTGGGGCCATTAATTTGGGAGAAACATCTATGGTATTTAAAGATAATCTAGACAGTTCTAATAAGGTGTATGATGGCTTTGGAATCAGTCCAATTACTGTCATTCCTCATTTTGAACCAACCGAGAGTGATCTCAATGAGAAATTAACTGAATTATCAAGTGATCATTTAATTTTTGCTATAACTGATAACAGTGCAATAAAAGTAACCTCAACTTTAGAGTTTTTTGGTGATATCTACTTATTAGACAGAGGGAGAACATTAAAATTAAAATAA
- a CDS encoding DoxX family protein, translating into MQKGDYGIFMLRLGLGIFFLVFGILKFVSHEPMLNMVYPMFYKGMAVSHYIYFLGGVQILLGVMIIIGWKTSLASTILALMQFSTVIVTIQKIIAPFKFSEGMPPNFLFFSAIPILGALIALMLIGPGKMSLDKK; encoded by the coding sequence ATGCAGAAAGGTGATTATGGTATTTTTATGTTGAGATTAGGGCTGGGTATATTTTTTCTAGTGTTTGGTATTTTAAAATTTGTTAGTCATGAACCCATGTTAAATATGGTATACCCAATGTTCTATAAAGGCATGGCAGTATCTCATTATATCTATTTTTTAGGTGGGGTGCAGATACTGCTCGGAGTAATGATCATAATTGGATGGAAAACTTCTCTGGCTTCAACTATTTTAGCATTGATGCAATTTTCAACTGTTATAGTTACAATACAAAAGATTATTGCACCATTTAAATTCTCAGAAGGAATGCCACCTAACTTTTTATTTTTTAGCGCTATCCCAATTTTAGGAGCTTTAATTGCTCTAATGCTAATTGGACCTGGAAAAATGAGTTTAGATAAAAAATAA
- a CDS encoding GGDEF domain-containing protein, with translation MNFNKINKFIKSNYRRVSLLNNRRNKEECHKLMREKDILYFVREITKALVSTSSIEQMSKIVYNFLRDSYGECTIGIAVNYPKEKRISDCFFFEKNERLDFEEILYSEGSASKLLKAVLDKKEYIYEKNTREGPAVFIGRIPTATYFTPLIIEKDAIGAFTFQIYERDTFSIEEIEVCRELIPFMSIALNNTLQNKKILMANRILEKYSKYDDLTEIYNRRFFYESFDKVYRKSILKNEKVFLYLMDLNNFKGVNDNFGHFVGDEVLMKVAEILKKLFSNRGEIGRYGGDEFLCGITKVSKEEALELAEKVVEEVCNLNIYYNNFGGKVGISIGILELGSKKDLRDYFMQLDKNLYRAKNSKKKTIFIS, from the coding sequence ATGAATTTTAACAAAATAAATAAATTTATTAAAAGTAATTATAGAAGGGTTAGTTTATTAAATAACAGGAGAAATAAAGAAGAGTGTCATAAATTGATGAGGGAAAAAGATATCCTTTATTTTGTAAGGGAAATTACAAAAGCTTTGGTCTCTACCAGCTCCATAGAGCAGATGTCAAAAATAGTATATAATTTTTTGAGAGATAGCTATGGAGAATGTACTATTGGAATAGCAGTTAATTATCCCAAAGAAAAAAGAATTTCTGACTGTTTTTTCTTTGAGAAAAATGAACGATTAGACTTTGAGGAGATCCTCTATAGTGAAGGGAGTGCAAGTAAATTATTAAAAGCAGTTTTAGATAAAAAAGAATATATCTATGAAAAAAATACAAGGGAAGGTCCTGCAGTTTTTATCGGTAGAATTCCAACAGCGACTTATTTTACACCTTTGATAATAGAAAAAGATGCAATTGGAGCATTTACTTTTCAGATCTATGAAAGGGATACTTTTTCAATAGAGGAGATAGAGGTATGCAGGGAGTTAATTCCTTTTATGAGTATTGCTCTCAATAATACCCTTCAAAATAAAAAAATATTAATGGCAAATAGAATTTTAGAGAAGTATTCTAAATATGATGATCTTACTGAGATTTATAATAGGAGATTTTTTTATGAATCCTTTGATAAGGTCTATAGAAAATCTATTTTAAAAAATGAAAAAGTTTTCCTCTATCTGATGGATCTGAATAATTTTAAGGGTGTCAATGATAACTTCGGTCATTTTGTAGGGGATGAAGTTCTTATGAAGGTTGCTGAAATTTTGAAAAAATTGTTTTCTAATAGGGGAGAGATTGGAAGGTATGGAGGAGATGAATTTCTCTGTGGAATTACTAAAGTTTCTAAAGAAGAAGCGCTGGAATTAGCGGAAAAAGTTGTGGAGGAGGTCTGTAACTTAAATATTTATTACAATAATTTTGGCGGGAAGGTTGGGATCAGTATTGGGATATTGGAGTTAGGTTCGAAAAAAGACTTAAGAGACTATTTTATGCAGTTAGATAAAAATCTGTATAGGGCAAAGAATTCAAAGAAAAAAACAATATTTATCTCTTAA
- a CDS encoding FMN-binding protein yields the protein MKRIENIRQKFLIAFVCIAVFVVLYDKVTALPEYEGKGKGFLGEVRVRVTVDGKKIKNIIVTKHGDTPGIAKTAINSLIPEIILNQSLEVDTVAGATYTSKGIKEAVREAAVKAGVNFK from the coding sequence ATGAAAAGAATTGAAAATATTAGGCAGAAGTTTCTAATAGCATTTGTTTGTATTGCAGTATTTGTAGTCCTTTATGATAAGGTTACAGCTCTGCCCGAATACGAGGGAAAAGGCAAGGGTTTTTTAGGGGAGGTCAGAGTCAGGGTTACTGTGGATGGAAAGAAAATTAAAAACATTATAGTAACAAAACACGGGGACACTCCTGGAATAGCCAAAACAGCTATAAATAGTTTGATCCCGGAAATTATTTTGAATCAGAGTTTAGAAGTGGATACTGTTGCAGGAGCTACCTATACATCTAAAGGAATCAAAGAAGCTGTAAGGGAAGCTGCTGTAAAAGCAGGAGTTAATTTTAAATAA